A genomic region of Sporichthya brevicatena contains the following coding sequences:
- a CDS encoding Uma2 family endonuclease has protein sequence MTDQLGLAEGRPFTVADLETMPDDGRRYELLDGMLLVSPGPTWSHQEMVASVYVELRRACPPEFRVLLAPFGVRTSPQNEVQPDVLVARFTELAEDYLPTAPVLAVEVLSPSTELHDRNTKMAHYARIGVPSYWILDPREPGAIEVHRLAPDGTYDLIASACGEEVVGVSEPFLLDLTPARLLDGRRPR, from the coding sequence ATGACGGATCAGCTGGGGCTCGCGGAGGGTCGCCCGTTCACCGTGGCGGACCTGGAGACGATGCCCGATGACGGCCGTCGCTACGAGCTCCTCGACGGGATGCTGCTGGTGAGCCCGGGGCCCACCTGGTCGCACCAGGAGATGGTCGCGTCGGTCTACGTCGAACTGCGCCGGGCGTGCCCGCCGGAGTTCCGGGTGCTCCTCGCGCCGTTCGGGGTGCGGACCTCGCCGCAGAACGAGGTGCAGCCGGACGTCCTCGTCGCTCGGTTCACCGAGCTGGCCGAGGACTACCTGCCGACGGCACCCGTGCTCGCCGTCGAGGTGCTCTCGCCCAGCACCGAGCTGCACGACCGCAACACCAAGATGGCGCACTACGCGCGGATCGGCGTCCCGTCCTACTGGATCCTCGATCCCCGCGAGCCGGGCGCGATCGAGGTTCACCGGCTCGCACCGGACGGCACCTACGACCTGATCGCCTCCGCGTGCGGCGAGGAGGTCGTCGGCGTCAGCGAACCGTTCCTGCTGGACCTGACGCCGGCCCGACTGCTCGACGGTCGCCGCCCGCGCTGA